The following coding sequences lie in one Pirellulales bacterium genomic window:
- a CDS encoding acyltransferase, producing the protein MAAFVHPRALCESQAVGDGTRVWAFAHVMPGAVVGRDCNIGDHAFIESGAIVGDRVTIKNNVLIWDGVAIADDAFIGPGVIFTNDRHPRSPRMPAAAARYANRANWLLQTQVGRGASLGGGAVVVPGISIGEYALVAAGAVVTRDVPPHSLVVGHPARPIGWVCQCGQRSAVAGPCNECRNATPQPAAA; encoded by the coding sequence ATGGCTGCCTTCGTTCATCCACGCGCACTGTGCGAGTCGCAAGCCGTCGGCGATGGTACTCGCGTTTGGGCATTTGCCCATGTCATGCCCGGAGCGGTGGTCGGCCGCGATTGCAATATCGGCGATCACGCGTTTATCGAGTCGGGCGCGATTGTCGGCGACCGCGTGACGATCAAGAACAACGTGCTGATTTGGGACGGTGTGGCGATCGCCGACGATGCCTTCATCGGCCCCGGCGTGATTTTCACCAACGACCGACACCCGCGCAGCCCACGCATGCCGGCTGCCGCCGCACGCTACGCGAATCGCGCGAACTGGCTATTGCAAACACAGGTCGGCCGCGGCGCGAGCCTGGGGGGCGGAGCGGTCGTCGTTCCCGGAATTTCGATCGGCGAATACGCACTCGTCGCCGCCGGCGCCGTCGTCACCCGCGACGTTCCGCCACACAGCCTCGTCGTTGGCCATCCGGCGCGACCGATCGGCTGGGTCTGCCAATGCGGCCAGCGCTCCGCGGTCGCCGGACCGTGCAACGAGTGCCGCAACGCCACGCCCCAACCCGCCGCCGCCTAA